Proteins co-encoded in one Streptomyces sp. SLBN-31 genomic window:
- a CDS encoding GNAT family N-acetyltransferase, with translation MEPVTLTTARLLLRRVGPQDTDAVCAAVQDAEIQRWTMVPSPYLPEHARTFTEEIAPKGWENGSLLTFGLFLAEGEELVGMLDLAMRSLSTAEIGFWGTKEHRGNGYVTEAVVEVCRWAFTQLSVDRVEWRAEVGNHPSRAVAERAGFVMEGVLRAAIIHGGVRRDAWVGGLLPSDLGLPSTAPYLPAQVSST, from the coding sequence ATGGAACCCGTGACGCTCACGACCGCCCGTCTCCTTCTGCGCAGAGTCGGCCCGCAGGACACCGACGCGGTGTGCGCCGCCGTCCAGGACGCCGAAATCCAGCGCTGGACGATGGTCCCCTCGCCCTATCTCCCGGAACACGCGCGGACTTTCACCGAGGAGATCGCCCCCAAGGGCTGGGAGAACGGTTCGTTGCTCACCTTCGGTCTGTTCCTCGCCGAAGGGGAGGAGCTGGTGGGCATGCTGGACCTCGCCATGCGGTCTCTCAGCACCGCCGAGATCGGGTTCTGGGGTACGAAGGAACACCGCGGAAACGGTTATGTGACCGAGGCCGTCGTCGAGGTCTGCCGCTGGGCCTTCACCCAGCTGTCCGTCGACCGTGTGGAATGGCGCGCCGAGGTCGGCAACCACCCCTCGCGCGCGGTGGCGGAACGCGCGGGCTTCGTCATGGAGGGCGTCCTGCGCGCCGCGATCATCCACGGCGGCGTGCGCCGCGACGCGTGGGTGGGCGGTCTGCTGCCGTCGGACCTGGGACTGCCGTCGACGGCGCCCTACCTGCCGGCCCAGGTGTCGTCGACCTAG
- a CDS encoding winged helix-turn-helix domain-containing protein: MTTPRPTTDLSADEARRIALRTQGFLGAPDRKGGVRGVLRHLGAVQLDTISVLARSHELVPYARLGAVGRKAVEDAYWNTAASGEPHAFEYWSHAACILPVEEWPHFAFRRRAYRARPHWNHDLPDGAYDQVIKQLRAEGPLTATELGGAKRTSEWWDWSGAKVAVERALMYGEVVCVQRRGWKRVYDLAERAIPDTLLHDELDDAECLRRLVRLAGQSLGVGTRADIADYHRLKGEQFDAVIADSGLVPVTVEGWGKPAWADPAALETAPRGRHRTTLLSPFDSLVWERARTERIFGFTHRLEAYVPKPKRVYGYFAMPVLAGGRLVGRVDPAREGATLVAKQVTLDGPKAVPAVAEALVEAASWVNCTSVRVERVDAPELQAPLGKEVTRALATAMR; this comes from the coding sequence ATGACGACCCCGCGTCCCACCACCGACCTCTCGGCGGACGAGGCCCGCCGCATCGCCCTCCGCACCCAGGGCTTCCTGGGCGCCCCCGACCGCAAGGGCGGTGTCCGCGGTGTCCTGCGCCATCTCGGCGCGGTCCAGCTGGACACGATCTCGGTCCTGGCCCGCTCCCACGAGCTCGTCCCGTACGCCCGCCTGGGCGCGGTCGGCCGCAAGGCGGTGGAGGACGCCTACTGGAACACCGCCGCGTCCGGAGAGCCCCACGCCTTCGAGTACTGGTCCCACGCGGCGTGCATCCTCCCGGTCGAGGAATGGCCCCACTTCGCGTTCCGCCGACGTGCCTACCGGGCCCGCCCGCACTGGAACCACGATCTGCCGGACGGCGCCTACGACCAGGTCATCAAGCAGCTGCGCGCCGAAGGTCCGCTCACGGCCACGGAGTTGGGCGGGGCCAAGCGCACGAGCGAGTGGTGGGACTGGTCCGGCGCGAAGGTGGCCGTCGAGCGCGCCCTGATGTACGGCGAGGTGGTGTGCGTACAGCGCCGCGGCTGGAAGCGGGTGTACGACCTGGCCGAGCGCGCGATCCCGGACACCCTGCTGCACGACGAGCTGGACGACGCGGAGTGCCTGCGCCGGCTCGTCCGGCTGGCCGGCCAGTCCCTGGGCGTCGGCACGCGCGCGGACATCGCCGACTACCACCGTCTCAAGGGCGAGCAGTTCGACGCGGTGATCGCCGACTCGGGCCTGGTGCCGGTCACGGTCGAGGGCTGGGGCAAGCCGGCCTGGGCGGACCCCGCCGCCCTGGAGACAGCTCCGCGCGGCCGCCACCGCACCACGCTGCTGTCCCCGTTCGACTCCCTCGTCTGGGAACGGGCGCGCACGGAGCGGATCTTCGGCTTCACCCACCGCCTGGAGGCCTACGTCCCCAAACCCAAGCGCGTGTACGGCTACTTCGCGATGCCGGTGCTGGCCGGCGGCCGTCTCGTCGGCCGGGTGGATCCGGCCCGCGAGGGCGCGACACTGGTCGCCAAGCAGGTCACCCTGGACGGCCCGAAGGCGGTACCGGCCGTCGCGGAGGCCCTGGTCGAGGCCGCGAGCTGGGTGAACTGCACGAGCGTGCGCGTGGAGCGGGTCGACGCCCCCGAGCTGCAGGCCCCCCTCGGCAAGGAGGTGACGCGGGCCCTGGCGACGGCCATGCGCTGA
- a CDS encoding response regulator transcription factor, whose protein sequence is MADSFGPMRDEDADGGVVGMGPDAGSPRKEPIRVLVVDDHALFRRGLEIVLAAEEDIQVVGEAGDGAEAVDKAADLLPDIVLMDVRMPKRGGIEACTSIKEVAPSAKIIMLTISDEEADLYDAIKAGATGYLLKEISTDEVATAIRAVADGQSQISPSMASKLLTEFKSMIQRTDERRLVPAPRLTDRELEVLKLVATGMNNRDIAKELFISENTVKNHVRNILEKLQLHSRMEAVVYAMREKILEIR, encoded by the coding sequence ATGGCGGACAGCTTCGGACCGATGCGTGACGAGGATGCCGACGGCGGCGTCGTCGGCATGGGCCCGGATGCGGGCTCCCCACGCAAGGAACCGATCAGAGTCCTTGTCGTGGACGACCACGCCCTCTTCCGCCGTGGCCTGGAGATCGTGCTCGCGGCCGAGGAGGACATCCAGGTCGTGGGGGAGGCCGGGGACGGCGCCGAGGCCGTCGACAAGGCCGCCGACCTGCTGCCCGACATCGTCCTGATGGACGTGCGGATGCCCAAGCGGGGCGGGATCGAGGCGTGCACCTCCATCAAGGAGGTCGCACCCAGCGCCAAGATCATCATGCTGACGATCAGCGACGAGGAGGCGGACCTCTACGACGCGATCAAGGCGGGCGCGACCGGCTACCTGCTGAAGGAGATCTCCACCGACGAGGTGGCCACGGCCATCCGCGCCGTCGCGGACGGGCAGTCGCAGATCAGTCCGTCGATGGCGTCGAAACTCCTCACCGAGTTCAAGTCGATGATCCAGCGGACCGACGAGCGCCGGCTGGTGCCGGCGCCGCGGCTGACCGATCGTGAGCTGGAGGTCCTCAAGCTCGTCGCCACGGGGATGAACAACCGGGACATCGCCAAGGAGTTGTTCATCTCCGAGAACACCGTGAAGAACCATGTGCGCAACATCCTGGAGAAGCTGCAGCTGCACTCCAGGATGGAAGCGGTGGTCTACGCGATGCGGGAGAAGATCCTCGAGATCCGCTGA
- the hpf gene encoding ribosome hibernation-promoting factor, HPF/YfiA family, whose amino-acid sequence MDIVVKGRKTEVPERFRKHVAEKLKLEKIQKLDGKVISLDVEVSKEPNPRQADRCDRVEITLRSRGPVIRAEAAASDPYAALDLAAEKLDARLRKQHDKRFSRRGARRISAAEVPDHVPGAATLNGNGQAVHEEEPDGVPTKKIGSLEVKGEGPLIVREKTHVASPMTLDQALYEMELVGHDFYLFVDSETKEPSVVYRRHAYDYGVIHLSTDPMVAQAHSPAPGGTLGG is encoded by the coding sequence GTGGACATCGTCGTCAAGGGCCGCAAGACCGAGGTGCCCGAGCGGTTCCGGAAGCACGTGGCCGAGAAGCTGAAGCTGGAGAAGATCCAGAAGCTCGATGGCAAGGTGATCAGCCTCGACGTCGAGGTGTCCAAGGAGCCCAACCCCCGACAGGCCGACCGCTGTGACCGAGTGGAGATCACGCTCCGCTCCCGCGGGCCGGTGATCCGGGCGGAGGCAGCGGCAAGCGATCCGTACGCGGCGCTCGACCTGGCGGCGGAGAAGCTGGACGCCCGGCTGCGCAAGCAGCACGACAAGCGGTTCTCGCGCCGTGGTGCGCGCAGGATCTCGGCTGCCGAGGTCCCCGACCACGTTCCGGGCGCGGCGACCCTCAACGGCAACGGCCAGGCCGTTCACGAGGAAGAGCCGGACGGCGTACCCACGAAGAAGATCGGTTCGCTGGAGGTGAAGGGCGAAGGCCCCCTCATCGTCCGCGAGAAGACGCACGTCGCCTCCCCGATGACCCTCGACCAGGCTCTCTACGAGATGGAGCTGGTCGGACACGACTTCTATCTCTTCGTCGACTCCGAGACGAAGGAACCGAGTGTCGTCTACCGACGGCACGCCTACGACTACGGCGTCATCCACCTCAGCACGGACCCGATGGTCGCCCAGGCGCACTCTCCCGCGCCCGGTGGCACGCTGGGCGGCTGA
- a CDS encoding ComF family protein translates to MRGWWQDLTDLVLPAECGGCGRSRTVLCPECRAALSGPGPSRVRPVPEPDGMPVVHAAARYADEVRAVLLAHKERGALALAAPLGAALAEAVRAGLRQVGDADAGTAVLLVPVPSARAAVRARGHDPARRIALAAAGELRRDGLPARVVAVLRQRRAVADQAGLNSRQRLRNLAGALAVAPGGARLLREGRVVLVDDLMTTGASLAEAARAVRAAGPISYGGATTAVYTAVTREVRGEREAGPAEREAGRMPGVPGKAGTADADDVIHAAVVAAPPDSFEINRN, encoded by the coding sequence ATGCGGGGGTGGTGGCAGGACCTCACCGACCTGGTGCTGCCGGCCGAGTGCGGAGGCTGCGGGAGGTCTCGCACGGTGCTCTGCCCGGAGTGCCGTGCCGCGCTGAGCGGGCCCGGGCCGAGCCGGGTACGACCGGTTCCGGAGCCGGACGGGATGCCCGTGGTGCACGCGGCCGCCCGGTACGCGGACGAGGTACGGGCCGTGCTGCTGGCCCACAAGGAACGGGGCGCCCTGGCCCTGGCGGCACCGCTGGGCGCGGCCCTGGCGGAGGCCGTGCGGGCGGGGCTGCGACAGGTGGGGGACGCCGACGCGGGTACTGCGGTGCTGCTCGTCCCGGTGCCGTCCGCCCGGGCGGCGGTGCGGGCGCGGGGACATGATCCGGCCAGGAGGATCGCGCTGGCCGCGGCGGGGGAGTTGCGGCGCGACGGGCTGCCCGCCCGCGTGGTCGCGGTGCTGCGGCAGCGGCGTGCCGTGGCCGACCAGGCCGGGCTCAACTCCCGCCAGCGCTTGCGGAATCTGGCGGGCGCGCTCGCCGTGGCGCCCGGTGGCGCGCGGCTGCTGCGCGAGGGCCGGGTGGTGCTCGTCGACGACCTCATGACGACCGGTGCCTCCTTGGCGGAGGCGGCGCGGGCCGTGCGGGCGGCGGGGCCGATTTCGTACGGCGGAGCGACAACGGCCGTGTATACGGCCGTGACTCGGGAAGTCAGAGGGGAACGGGAGGCCGGACCGGCGGAGCGGGAAGCCGGACGGATGCCCGGCGTGCCGGGAAAGGCGGGCACGGCCGACGCGGACGACGTCATCCACGCGGCCGTGGTCGCCGCGCCTCCGGATTCCTTCGAAATAAACCGGAACTGA
- a CDS encoding LpqB family beta-propeller domain-containing protein, whose amino-acid sequence MGADREGGARRRPLRAMAYGALGVVMLAGCASMPDSGDLRGVDSTPQQDTQVRVFAMPPQENAQPQEIVSGFLEALTSDDPNYSTARQYLTGTASRTWQPELSITVLADGPGTDPNRRSDARDDSDEVSYTLNGTRVARVDTQQSYSPDSGPYASLVHLVRDKKTQQWRIDRLPQGVVMGKSDFQRNFMSVNKYFFAVDAAAGAAHPTAVADPVFVRRRVDPMTQMVRSLLTGPTHWLDQVVRTSFPTGSALQKGVTSLAPDDQNTLTVPLNENAARVGPARCNEMAAQLLFTVQNFAPAVDTVALRSGSRRLCSLGEDQSGDFAVRGSAQTPGYLYFVENKSRLVRIAAGSRGPKAEPVPVPGPLGENDKELRSVAVSRDERTAAVVGADGSRLYVASLVSDDPLGNPVLTSHGPTSDDRLTAPSWDAQGDLWVADRDPDNARLLVLQHGGGEPLEVKTPEVDGLIEDVRVAADGVRVALVVAKGTKKSLMIGRIERGTEGGKPTVSVLEPRPAAPELEDVTAMSWAGDSRLVVVGREHGGVQTMRYVQVDGSTPEGPAPAALTGVKEITAAESDDGLPLVAYSEDGIVRLPSGGQWQKLVTDGSAPVYPG is encoded by the coding sequence GTGGGCGCTGACCGCGAGGGGGGCGCCCGGCGCAGACCGCTGCGCGCGATGGCGTACGGCGCCCTCGGCGTCGTCATGCTGGCCGGGTGCGCGTCGATGCCCGACAGCGGGGATCTGCGCGGGGTCGACTCGACGCCGCAGCAGGACACTCAGGTGCGGGTGTTCGCCATGCCGCCGCAGGAGAACGCGCAGCCCCAGGAGATCGTGTCGGGCTTCCTCGAGGCGCTGACCAGCGACGATCCGAACTATTCGACGGCGCGGCAGTATCTGACCGGTACGGCGTCGCGGACCTGGCAGCCGGAGCTGTCGATCACGGTCCTCGCGGACGGGCCGGGCACCGACCCCAACCGCCGCTCGGACGCCAGGGACGACTCCGACGAGGTGTCGTACACGCTGAACGGCACCCGGGTCGCCAGGGTGGACACGCAGCAGTCGTACTCGCCGGACAGCGGGCCCTACGCGTCGCTGGTGCACCTCGTGCGGGACAAGAAGACCCAGCAGTGGCGCATCGACCGGCTGCCGCAGGGCGTCGTCATGGGGAAGTCGGACTTCCAGCGCAACTTCATGTCCGTCAACAAGTACTTCTTCGCCGTCGACGCCGCCGCTGGGGCGGCGCACCCGACGGCCGTGGCGGACCCGGTGTTCGTACGCCGGCGGGTGGACCCCATGACGCAGATGGTGCGTTCGCTGCTCACCGGCCCCACGCACTGGCTCGACCAGGTCGTGCGGACGAGTTTCCCCACCGGATCGGCGCTGCAGAAGGGCGTCACCTCGCTGGCGCCGGACGACCAGAACACGCTGACCGTGCCGCTGAACGAGAACGCGGCCCGGGTCGGGCCGGCCCGGTGCAACGAGATGGCGGCCCAGCTCCTCTTCACGGTGCAGAATTTCGCCCCCGCGGTGGACACCGTGGCCCTGCGCTCCGGCAGCAGGCGGCTGTGCTCGCTCGGCGAGGACCAGAGCGGTGACTTCGCCGTGCGGGGCTCGGCGCAGACGCCCGGCTACCTGTACTTCGTCGAGAACAAGAGCCGCCTGGTCCGGATCGCCGCGGGCAGCCGGGGCCCGAAGGCCGAGCCGGTGCCCGTGCCCGGACCGCTGGGCGAGAACGACAAGGAACTGCGGTCGGTCGCCGTCTCGCGCGACGAGCGGACCGCGGCGGTGGTCGGCGCCGACGGCAGCCGGCTGTACGTCGCGTCGCTGGTGTCGGACGATCCGCTCGGCAACCCCGTGCTGACGAGCCACGGCCCCACGAGCGACGACCGGCTGACCGCGCCGAGCTGGGACGCGCAGGGCGACCTCTGGGTGGCCGACCGCGATCCCGACAACGCGCGGCTGCTGGTGCTCCAGCACGGCGGTGGCGAGCCGCTGGAGGTGAAGACGCCCGAGGTGGACGGCCTGATCGAGGACGTCCGGGTGGCCGCCGACGGGGTGCGGGTCGCGCTGGTCGTGGCCAAGGGCACCAAGAAGTCGTTGATGATCGGGCGGATCGAGCGGGGCACGGAGGGCGGCAAGCCCACGGTCTCGGTGCTCGAACCGCGGCCCGCTGCACCGGAGTTGGAGGACGTGACGGCCATGTCGTGGGCCGGCGACAGCCGGCTAGTGGTGGTCGGGCGCGAGCACGGCGGGGTGCAGACCATGCGGTACGTCCAGGTCGACGGCTCCACACCGGAGGGACCCGCGCCCGCGGCCCTCACCGGCGTAAAGGAGATCACCGCGGCCGAGTCCGACGACGGGCTGCCGCTGGTGGCGTACTCCGAGGACGGGATCGTGCGGCTGCCCTCCGGCGGGCAGTGGCAGAAGCTGGTCACGGACGGGTCGGCGCCCGTCTACCCGGGCTGA
- the mtrB gene encoding MtrAB system histidine kinase MtrB — protein sequence MTGDSAASATGPAGARAGRPVGRKTAGSRWRRLLEGGLLQGGVQGSPVLRLFMRWVRRPLLPVMRLWRRNIQLKVVATTLLMSLGVVLLLGFVVIGQVRNGLLDAKVKASQSQATGGFAVAKQTADEAAAGTGDDGTTADGRPSQSVIPWMSGLVSSLSSGGQGAFEVVTLPAGDDSGGGRGPRASGYVDPSASVPEDLRARINDNPTAAQSYTRIVYNNNKESQPALVIGKQVNDPNGDPYQLYYLFPLTQEEKSLSLVKGTLATAGLFVVVLLGAIAWLVVRQVVTPVRMAAGIAERLSAGRLQERMKVTGEDDIARLGEAFNKMAQNLQLKIQQLEDLSRMQRRFVSDVSHELRTPLTTVRMAADVIHEAREDFDPVTARSAELLADQLDRFESLLADLLEISRFDAGAAALEAEPIDLREVVRRVVSGAEPLAERKGTTIRVVGDQQPVVAEADARRVERVLRNLVVNAVEHGEGKDVVVKLAAAGGAVAVAVRDYGVGLKPGEATRVFSRFWRADPARARTTGGTGLGLSIALEDARLHGGWLQAWGEPGGGSQFRLTLPRTADEPLRGSPIPLEPKDSRRNRGLDDAGLPRGGAEKAATVPVQAAADQITAITPRRNGVTATADPTALPGNGARVVSRPASGARRQQDDTPPGEGARNEAPSRPDSGPEDSKNQGEAFRGR from the coding sequence ATGACCGGTGACAGTGCCGCTTCGGCGACCGGGCCGGCAGGGGCCCGCGCGGGGCGGCCTGTCGGCCGGAAGACCGCGGGCTCCCGTTGGCGGCGCCTGCTGGAGGGCGGGCTGCTGCAGGGCGGCGTCCAGGGCAGCCCCGTGCTGCGGCTGTTCATGCGCTGGGTGCGGCGGCCGCTGCTGCCCGTCATGCGGCTGTGGCGGCGCAACATCCAGCTCAAGGTCGTGGCCACCACCCTGCTGATGTCGCTGGGCGTGGTGCTGCTGCTCGGCTTCGTCGTGATCGGACAGGTCCGCAACGGGCTGCTGGACGCCAAGGTGAAGGCCTCGCAGAGCCAGGCCACCGGCGGATTCGCGGTGGCCAAACAGACGGCCGACGAGGCCGCGGCGGGCACCGGCGACGACGGCACCACAGCCGACGGCCGTCCCTCGCAGAGCGTCATCCCGTGGATGAGCGGCCTTGTGTCGTCGCTGTCCAGCGGTGGACAGGGCGCCTTCGAAGTGGTGACGCTGCCCGCCGGGGACGACAGCGGCGGCGGCCGCGGGCCGCGGGCCTCCGGCTACGTCGACCCCTCCGCCAGCGTGCCCGAGGACCTGCGCGCGCGGATCAACGACAACCCGACGGCCGCCCAGAGCTATACCCGCATCGTCTACAACAACAACAAGGAGTCCCAGCCGGCGCTGGTCATCGGCAAGCAGGTCAACGACCCGAACGGCGACCCGTACCAGCTCTACTATCTCTTCCCGCTCACGCAGGAGGAGAAGTCGCTCAGCCTGGTCAAGGGCACCCTCGCGACCGCAGGACTGTTCGTCGTGGTGCTCCTCGGGGCCATCGCGTGGCTCGTCGTGCGGCAGGTCGTCACACCAGTGCGGATGGCCGCCGGTATCGCCGAAAGGCTGTCCGCGGGGCGGCTGCAGGAGCGTATGAAGGTCACCGGCGAGGACGACATCGCACGGCTGGGCGAGGCCTTCAACAAGATGGCGCAGAACCTGCAGCTGAAGATCCAGCAGCTGGAGGATCTGTCGCGGATGCAGCGGCGGTTCGTGTCCGACGTGTCGCACGAGCTGCGGACACCGCTGACGACCGTACGGATGGCCGCGGACGTCATCCACGAGGCGCGCGAGGACTTCGATCCGGTGACCGCGCGGTCGGCGGAACTGCTCGCCGACCAGCTGGACCGGTTCGAGTCGCTGCTCGCCGATCTGCTGGAGATCAGCCGGTTCGACGCCGGCGCGGCTGCCCTGGAGGCGGAGCCGATAGACCTGCGGGAGGTCGTGCGCAGGGTCGTCAGCGGGGCCGAGCCGCTCGCCGAGCGCAAGGGGACGACGATACGGGTCGTCGGCGACCAGCAGCCCGTCGTCGCCGAGGCGGACGCCCGCCGGGTGGAGCGGGTGCTGCGCAACCTCGTCGTCAACGCCGTGGAGCACGGCGAGGGCAAGGACGTCGTCGTCAAGCTCGCCGCGGCGGGCGGGGCGGTCGCCGTCGCGGTGCGCGACTACGGCGTCGGACTCAAGCCGGGCGAGGCCACGCGCGTGTTCAGCCGCTTCTGGCGGGCGGACCCGGCACGCGCGCGTACCACCGGCGGTACGGGCCTGGGGCTGTCGATCGCCCTGGAGGACGCGCGGCTGCACGGCGGCTGGCTGCAGGCGTGGGGCGAGCCGGGCGGCGGGTCGCAGTTCCGGCTGACGCTGCCGCGGACGGCGGACGAGCCGCTGCGGGGCTCGCCGATACCGCTGGAGCCGAAGGACTCGCGCCGCAACCGCGGACTCGACGACGCCGGTCTGCCGCGTGGAGGGGCCGAGAAGGCCGCCACCGTGCCCGTACAGGCCGCGGCAGACCAGATAACGGCGATAACCCCGAGGCGGAACGGCGTGACCGCCACGGCCGACCCCACGGCGTTGCCGGGCAACGGCGCGCGCGTGGTGTCGCGGCCCGCCTCGGGCGCACGACGACAGCAGGACGACACGCCCCCCGGGGAGGGGGCGCGGAATGAGGCCCCCAGCCGCCCGGACTCCGGGCCGGAGGACTCGAAGAACCAGGGGGAGGCATTCCGTGGGCGCTGA
- the mtrA gene encoding two-component system response regulator MtrA: protein MMSFMKGRVLVVDDDTALAEMLGIVLRGEGFEPSFVADGDKALAAFRESKPDLVLLDLMLPGRDGIEVCRLIRAESGVPIVMLTAKSDTVDVVVGLESGADDYIVKPFKPKELVARIRARLRRSEEPAPEQLAIGDLVIDVAGHSVKRDGQSIALTPLEFDLLVALARKPWQVFTREVLLEQVWGYRHAADTRLVNVHVQRLRSKVEKDPERPEIVVTVRGVGYKAGPS, encoded by the coding sequence ATGATGTCGTTTATGAAGGGACGAGTCCTTGTCGTCGACGACGACACCGCACTTGCCGAGATGCTCGGCATCGTGCTGCGTGGTGAAGGTTTTGAGCCGTCTTTCGTAGCCGACGGCGACAAGGCGCTGGCCGCGTTCCGGGAGAGCAAGCCCGATCTGGTGCTGCTCGACCTCATGCTGCCCGGGCGGGACGGCATCGAGGTGTGCCGTCTGATCAGGGCCGAGTCGGGTGTGCCGATCGTGATGCTCACGGCCAAGAGCGACACCGTCGACGTGGTGGTCGGGCTGGAGTCGGGGGCTGACGACTACATCGTCAAGCCGTTCAAGCCGAAGGAGCTCGTGGCCCGGATCCGGGCGCGGCTCAGGAGGTCCGAGGAGCCGGCGCCGGAGCAGTTGGCCATCGGCGATCTGGTGATCGACGTGGCCGGTCACTCCGTGAAGCGGGACGGGCAGTCGATCGCGCTGACGCCGCTGGAGTTCGACCTGCTGGTCGCGCTGGCCCGCAAGCCCTGGCAGGTGTTCACCCGCGAGGTGCTGCTCGAGCAGGTGTGGGGATACCGGCACGCCGCTGACACCCGGCTTGTGAATGTTCACGTGCAGCGGCTGCGTTCCAAGGTCGAGAAGGACCCGGAGCGGCCGGAGATCGTGGTGACCGTCCGTGGCGTGGGGTACAAGGCAGGACCGAGCTGA